From Paenibacillus sp. PvR098:
TTCAATAATTGCATTTCACCCAAACACTCGGCACATACATGCCTCTCTCTAAAGTCATTCACCTGTTCCATGGATCCGCAAAAAACACATCGCGGACGGAATCTCTCCAATATAATATGATCTCCGCTAACCAAGATCTCTACAGGATCTCCCTCATTCATTTGGTACCGCTTGCGCAACGATTTTGGCAGCACGATTCTACCCAACTGATCAACTTTTCTAACAACGCCTGCCGGCTTCATCATCAACTCACCTCACTTCTAGACAAACTTCCCGTAATATTTATATAGTTCGACAAATATGTGTAAATCCCTTCCGACCTCCGTCAGTTCATGGGATTGATTTCCTTAAGGAGCGTGGCTTTACGAAGCTCGCGGCAGTTACATTTGGATTGCTCCGTACTCACCTGCGCCAATGCATCCAGTAGAATGTGGCCGATCCGATGGGATTCCCCGTAGAAAATATTGGACAAATCCTTGTGCTCCCAATCCTTAATAATCCCTTCCGCATAATTCACGACCATGTATATCCCCGCATAACAGGCACCGATTTCTCGTGCGAGATACACCTCCGGGCAAATACTCTGTCCTACGATATCCCCATGCCAGTTCCGGAACATCTGAACCTCGGCCGGGCTCTCAAAGTGGCGTCCGTCCGTATTCACATAGATACCCCG
This genomic window contains:
- a CDS encoding AbrB/MazE/SpoVT family DNA-binding domain-containing protein; translated protein: MKPAGVVRKVDQLGRIVLPKSLRKRYQMNEGDPVEILVSGDHIILERFRPRCVFCGSMEQVNDFRERHVCAECLGEMQLLKQNEE